One window of Dehalobacterium formicoaceticum genomic DNA carries:
- a CDS encoding transposon-transfer assisting family protein, which yields MSKFTVEETNLMCIYNIGSRTDLLSELSAMQKHLQADETELLDLTKTVMDKLSAMNDAEFENIVDELVADFTE from the coding sequence ATGAGTAAATTTACAGTTGAAGAAACTAATTTGATGTGTATTTACAATATCGGTTCAAGGACAGATTTACTATCTGAGCTTTCTGCGATGCAGAAACACCTTCAAGCTGACGAAACCGAGCTTCTTGATCTAACCAAGACGGTTATGGATAAATTATCAGCTATGAACGATGCTGAATTTGAGAACATAGTTGATGAGCTTGTGGCTGATTTTACGGAATAG
- a CDS encoding DUF1413 domain-containing protein gives MPTIKFALNDEHLKRLEQMAKDDGVSIQDCIRNRLFNVSTIFTPVEAVNRALKKYSSGDTFTLPELYEDDWTIARGVAGVFGKQFFNFVETECSEKIKFNKMVDSGRRAQYKII, from the coding sequence ATGCCAACTATTAAATTTGCACTGAATGATGAACATTTGAAGCGACTGGAACAAATGGCTAAAGATGATGGGGTTAGTATTCAAGATTGTATAAGAAATCGCCTATTTAACGTGTCAACAATATTTACACCAGTAGAGGCAGTCAATAGAGCATTAAAAAAATATTCAAGTGGAGACACTTTTACATTACCAGAGCTATATGAAGATGATTGGACCATTGCCAGAGGTGTAGCAGGAGTTTTTGGTAAGCAATTTTTTAACTTTGTTGAAACTGAATGCTCGGAAAAAATTAAATTTAATAAAATGGTTGATAGTGGTCGTAGAGCACAGTATAAAATAATATGA